Proteins from a genomic interval of Nasonia vitripennis strain AsymCx chromosome 3, Nvit_psr_1.1, whole genome shotgun sequence:
- the LOC100116507 gene encoding c-Myc-binding protein homolog, translated as MKMSSISTTVKPNEVKREEFRKYLEHHGVMDALTTVLVSLYEENERPDDALEYIRKHFAVNDVLKPDSTLEVESLKRDLAEAKSQIAELQEKLNKKESENAA; from the exons ATGAAAATGTCGAGTATCAGTACAACTGTTAAG CCCAACGAAGTAAAACGCGAAGAGTTTCGAAAGTACCTGGAGCATCATGGTGTTATGGATGCTTTAACCACGGTCCTGGTGTCGTTGTACGAGGAGAACGAGCGACCTGATGATGCTTTAGA ATATATTCGAAAACATTTTGCTGTCAATGATGTTCTCAAGCCCGATAGTACATTGGAGGTAGAGTCTCTAAAGAGAGATTTAGCTGAGGCCAAGTCACAGATTGCGGAATTGCAGGAGAAACTTAACAAGAAGGAGTCTGAGAATGCGGCATAG
- the LOC100117571 gene encoding prefoldin subunit 3 yields the protein MSSDDSQKLELEPPADKKSYAGIPEADFVDDVDAFMAKEENNGSSEKVLKKLDENHSKYKFMEFNLVNKRRRLKAQIPDLENSLEMIKKLQVEKNNSHDLETQFVLSDQVYAKAVIAPTDKVCLWLGANVMLEYTLDDAQELLTKNIQAAKKNLAYIEHDLDFVRDQFTTTEVNMARVYNWDVKRRQAERAK from the exons ATGTCGTCGGACGATAGCCAAAAGCTCGAACTCGAGCCTCCAGCTGACAAGAAGTCCTACGCCGGCATCCCCGAGGCCGACTTTGTG GACGATGTCGACGCCTTTATGGCAAAGGAGGAGAACAACGGCTCTTCGGAGAAAGTTCTGAAGAAGCTGGACGAGAACCACAGCAAGTACAAGTTCATGGAGTTCAACCTGGTGAACAAGCGTAGACGGCTGAAGGCTCAGATTCCCGACTTGGAGAACTCTCTGGAGATGATAAAGAAACTCCAGGTGGAGAAGAACAACAGCCACGATCTGGAGACTCAGTTCGTTCTGTCTGATCAGGTGTACGCCAAGGCTGTCATCGCACCCACGGACAAGGTGTGCCTGTGGCTTGGAGCTAATGTCATGCTCGAGTACACGCTGGACGATGCTCAGGAGCTGCTGACAAAAAATATCCAGGCTGCCAAGAAGAACCTTGCTTACATCGAGCACGATCTGGACTTTGTCAGGGATCAGTTCACCACTACCGAGGTGAACATGGCTAGAGTGTACAACTGGGATGTCAAGAGGAGACAAGCCGAGAGGGCTAAATGA